One window of Thermocoleostomius sinensis A174 genomic DNA carries:
- a CDS encoding DegT/DnrJ/EryC1/StrS family aminotransferase produces the protein MKIPFGDLKRQYDQLREPIDRATQEVYSSGWFVLGQHVQRFEAEFATYCGAMHGVGVGSGTEAIHLALLACGVEPGDEVITVSNTCVPTLSAISFAGAVPVFVDIDETTYTIDPARIEERITSKTKAIVPVHLYGQCADMDPILEIANRYGLVVVEDCAQATGAKYKGRMAGTMGHAGAFSFYPSKNLGAFGDGGLVLTNNATIADRVTKLRNYGQEKRYYHAIKGFNSRLDELQAAILSAKLPYLDQWNDRRRQIASRYDQAFSSLNVVCPVEAPDRVHVYHLYVIRVPQREQFQAFLAEKGIGTIIHYPVPVHLQASYSEYRDQGTYLPITEQQRRDIISLPLYPELTDDEVDYIIHTVVQAMTASSAIADC, from the coding sequence ATGAAAATTCCATTTGGCGATTTGAAGCGGCAATATGATCAGCTTCGCGAACCGATCGATCGCGCCACACAGGAAGTATACAGCAGTGGCTGGTTTGTGTTAGGGCAACACGTTCAACGCTTTGAAGCAGAATTTGCAACTTACTGTGGTGCAATGCATGGGGTTGGCGTTGGCTCTGGAACCGAAGCCATTCACTTGGCTCTGCTGGCTTGCGGGGTTGAACCGGGTGATGAGGTGATTACTGTATCCAACACCTGTGTTCCAACGCTGTCAGCCATCTCATTTGCGGGTGCAGTTCCCGTATTTGTTGATATTGACGAAACGACTTACACGATTGATCCAGCCCGCATTGAGGAACGCATTACGTCGAAAACTAAGGCGATCGTACCAGTTCACTTGTATGGGCAGTGTGCCGACATGGACCCGATTCTGGAAATTGCCAACCGCTATGGGTTGGTGGTTGTGGAGGACTGTGCCCAAGCCACAGGAGCTAAATATAAAGGGCGTATGGCTGGCACAATGGGTCATGCAGGTGCGTTTAGCTTCTATCCCAGCAAAAACCTGGGAGCATTTGGCGATGGTGGTTTGGTGCTCACTAACAATGCCACGATTGCCGATCGGGTGACGAAGCTACGCAATTATGGACAGGAAAAGCGCTACTACCATGCCATTAAAGGATTTAATAGCCGCTTGGATGAACTGCAAGCCGCGATCTTAAGCGCTAAATTACCGTACTTGGATCAATGGAACGATCGGCGACGGCAGATTGCTAGCCGCTATGATCAAGCCTTTTCATCGTTGAATGTGGTCTGCCCCGTAGAAGCACCCGATCGGGTTCACGTCTACCATTTGTATGTGATCCGAGTCCCCCAACGGGAGCAGTTTCAAGCGTTCTTGGCAGAGAAAGGCATCGGCACCATCATTCATTACCCGGTTCCAGTGCACCTACAAGCGTCCTACTCTGAGTATCGTGATCAGGGAACCTATCTTCCCATCACCGAGCAACAAAGGCGTGACATCATCAGTCTGCCGCTTTACCCAGAACTCACGGACGATGAGGTGGATTACATCATTCACACAGTGGTTCAAGCCATGACCGCGAGTTCAGCGATTGCTGATTGCTAG
- a CDS encoding NAD-dependent epimerase/dehydratase family protein, which produces MLEEVYFGKKVLITGGLGFIGSNLAIRLTHMGADVTIVDSMIPDYGGNVFNIEPIKDKVRINFSDVRDSHSMEYLVKGKDYLFNLAGQVSHIDSMTDPLTDLDINTRAQVFILEACRKFNPTVRVVFAGTRQIYGKPHYLPVDEKHPIYPTDVNGINNLAGEWYHILYHNVYGLNTVSLRLTNTFGPRQLLKHNRQGFIGVFVRQIIQGEKIRIFGDGLQLRDMNYVDDVVDALLLAGAKEECYGDIFNLGGSEVISLLDLVKLLVELNGGGEYEIVPFPPEKKRIDIGDYYGDCRKFSELTGWQPKTPLRDGFTAMLSYYKEHLPKYLEQ; this is translated from the coding sequence ATGCTAGAAGAAGTCTATTTTGGTAAAAAAGTTCTCATTACTGGAGGACTCGGTTTTATTGGCAGCAATCTAGCCATTCGCCTGACCCATATGGGAGCCGACGTGACGATTGTCGATTCGATGATTCCAGATTACGGCGGTAATGTATTTAATATTGAACCAATCAAAGATAAAGTTCGCATCAACTTCTCCGATGTCCGAGATTCTCATAGCATGGAGTATCTGGTCAAAGGAAAAGATTATTTATTTAACCTAGCAGGACAAGTTAGCCATATCGATAGCATGACCGATCCGCTGACGGATCTAGACATAAACACTAGAGCGCAAGTGTTTATTCTGGAGGCTTGTCGCAAGTTCAATCCAACTGTGCGAGTGGTATTCGCCGGAACGCGCCAAATTTATGGGAAGCCACACTATCTACCGGTTGATGAAAAACATCCAATCTATCCCACTGATGTTAATGGCATCAACAACTTGGCAGGCGAGTGGTATCACATTCTTTACCACAACGTCTATGGACTGAATACGGTTTCTTTACGACTCACCAACACATTTGGACCGCGGCAATTGCTCAAACATAATCGTCAAGGATTTATTGGTGTGTTTGTGCGGCAAATCATTCAGGGCGAGAAGATTCGTATTTTTGGTGATGGGTTGCAGTTGCGAGATATGAATTATGTCGATGATGTCGTCGATGCTCTGTTATTAGCTGGAGCCAAAGAAGAATGTTATGGCGACATCTTTAACTTAGGTGGCTCAGAAGTGATCAGTTTGCTCGATTTAGTGAAATTATTAGTTGAACTAAATGGTGGCGGTGAATACGAGATTGTTCCGTTTCCGCCAGAGAAAAAACGCATTGATATCGGTGATTACTATGGCGACTGTCGCAAGTTCTCGGAGCTAACTGGTTGGCAACCTAAGACCCCGCTACGAGATGGCTTTACCGCCATGCTGTCGTACTACAAAGAACATTTACCTAAGTATTTGGAGCAGTGA
- a CDS encoding glycosyltransferase family 4 protein: MKVLIATENASMRMSGEAALPIYYFERLRQRGVDVWMVCHERNREELRERYPNDEDFQKFYFIEDTSLQKKINNAGEWIPFRVRDLILGQWVHWITQSRARLLVKDLVKKFDIQLVFEPAPISPKALSCMYDVGAPVAIGPLCGGMDFPPAFRHLESPIGRISTQLGRVMSEIVNRIVPGKVQAEVLLVANQRTAKALPKGCRGKIYEVVESGVDLSLWKPTPRPIKDASQPTRFVYMARFVDQKGIPFLIEAFKQVAAKTNSVLELIGDGELYQSIKNQVAALGLQDRVVFHGRLPLETAAELVRECDVYMVPAIRDCGGCAMLEAMAIGMPVIAANWAGPGEYADPSCGILVDLNTQEEFINGLAAAMIRLSESPELRLQMGEASLQRVRSNYLDWDSKVDRIVEIFEETLAAQKKNSSVSYRPSLTWNKSNLVEQ, encoded by the coding sequence ATGAAAGTACTAATTGCCACTGAGAATGCATCGATGCGGATGAGTGGAGAAGCAGCCCTGCCAATTTATTACTTTGAGCGCCTGCGGCAACGCGGTGTGGATGTCTGGATGGTTTGTCATGAGCGCAATCGCGAAGAACTACGCGAGCGTTATCCTAACGATGAAGATTTTCAGAAATTTTACTTCATCGAAGACACGTCGTTGCAAAAGAAAATTAATAACGCTGGTGAATGGATTCCCTTCCGCGTTCGCGATCTGATTCTAGGTCAATGGGTACATTGGATTACTCAAAGCAGAGCGCGCCTTCTCGTTAAAGATCTAGTGAAGAAATTTGATATTCAGCTTGTGTTTGAACCCGCTCCCATTTCTCCTAAAGCCTTAAGCTGCATGTATGATGTGGGTGCCCCTGTCGCCATTGGTCCGTTGTGTGGTGGTATGGATTTTCCGCCAGCTTTTCGGCATCTCGAATCTCCGATCGGTCGAATTTCAACGCAACTTGGGCGGGTGATGTCGGAAATCGTGAATCGGATTGTACCTGGCAAAGTGCAAGCAGAAGTGCTGCTAGTGGCTAATCAACGCACCGCTAAGGCATTGCCCAAAGGTTGTCGGGGAAAAATCTACGAGGTGGTTGAAAGCGGTGTGGATTTGTCGTTGTGGAAACCCACGCCTCGTCCCATTAAAGACGCTAGCCAACCCACTCGTTTTGTTTACATGGCGCGGTTTGTCGATCAAAAGGGTATTCCGTTTCTGATTGAAGCCTTTAAGCAAGTGGCTGCTAAAACTAACTCAGTTCTAGAACTAATTGGAGATGGCGAACTGTATCAATCTATCAAGAATCAAGTGGCAGCCCTAGGACTACAAGATCGAGTGGTTTTCCACGGACGCTTACCTCTAGAAACCGCCGCCGAGTTGGTGCGCGAATGCGATGTGTATATGGTTCCTGCCATTCGCGATTGTGGTGGCTGTGCCATGCTAGAAGCGATGGCGATCGGAATGCCGGTGATTGCTGCTAATTGGGCTGGCCCGGGCGAATACGCTGATCCTAGCTGTGGCATTTTAGTAGACTTAAATACCCAGGAAGAATTTATCAATGGACTGGCGGCGGCGATGATTCGGCTGTCGGAATCTCCAGAATTGCGGTTGCAGATGGGTGAAGCTAGCCTGCAACGAGTGCGCAGTAATTATCTCGATTGGGATTCCAAAGTCGATCGGATTGTGGAAATCTTTGAGGAAACACTGGCAGCACAAAAGAAGAATTCATCTGTTTCCTATCGACCGTCACTGACTTGGAACAAATCCAACTTGGTTGAGCAGTAA
- the ebsA gene encoding type IV pilus biogenesis protein EbsA, whose translation MSLEKLQPANPRDVNVYAPYYQGRKRSALPLAISLYQTGNLEGTRKIEGGDSISFVASWSVSSLPADLTRCRLQFDGNAELSYEVTLANFEFVDFLIEVLFYFKSNRSPDFSQAFYRKLLRLDD comes from the coding sequence ATGTCTCTTGAGAAACTCCAACCAGCAAATCCTCGCGACGTTAATGTCTATGCTCCCTACTATCAAGGACGTAAACGCAGTGCCCTACCTTTAGCCATCAGCCTATATCAAACTGGCAACTTAGAGGGTACTCGCAAAATTGAAGGCGGAGATAGTATTTCGTTCGTGGCAAGTTGGAGTGTCTCATCATTGCCAGCCGATCTCACGCGCTGCCGATTGCAGTTTGATGGCAATGCCGAATTGAGCTATGAAGTGACGCTGGCAAACTTTGAGTTTGTTGATTTCTTAATTGAAGTATTGTTCTACTTCAAATCCAACCGCAGTCCTGATTTCTCGCAGGCGTTTTACCGAAAATTGCTCCGGTTAGATGATTAA
- a CDS encoding BaiN/RdsA family NAD(P)/FAD-dependent oxidoreductase, with the protein MRLQKLEQGLQIVVVGGGAAGFFAAIACADAHPHTRVVVLEASQHPLAKVRISGGGRCNVTHACFDPALLIQHYPRGGKALRGAFTRFQPRDTIAWFAQRGVDLKTEADGRMFPVTDESSTVVNCLQEAADRAGVVVKTSAPVMTVKQQDGKFMLKLRSGEDLLADRLLLATGSNPQGYRLAQSLGHSIEPPVPSLFTLNIADTQLRELAGVSVPLTQIKLLLPDEKPLEQTGPLLITHWGMSGPAILKLSAWGARLLHKAQYRADLQVNWLPQHNLEHLRQVLMSVKAEQGKRSIAMASPFELSRRLWQYLLNRAGIRAGDRWADLSKKALNQLLQQLTQGRYAVQGKGVFKEEFVTCGGVRLKDVDFRTMQSRCCEHLYFAGELLDIDGITGGFNFQSAWTTGWIAGHAIGEE; encoded by the coding sequence GTGAGATTGCAGAAATTAGAGCAAGGCTTACAGATTGTGGTAGTGGGTGGCGGAGCCGCCGGGTTCTTTGCCGCGATCGCTTGTGCAGACGCCCATCCTCACACTCGCGTGGTGGTATTAGAGGCGAGTCAGCATCCCCTAGCAAAGGTGCGAATTTCTGGAGGAGGCCGCTGTAATGTCACCCATGCTTGTTTTGACCCAGCGCTGCTAATTCAGCACTATCCTAGAGGTGGCAAAGCCCTACGAGGAGCCTTTACCCGATTTCAACCCCGCGATACGATCGCCTGGTTTGCGCAGCGTGGGGTGGACTTGAAAACCGAAGCCGATGGCCGCATGTTTCCTGTCACCGATGAGTCGAGTACGGTGGTGAACTGTTTGCAGGAGGCGGCTGATCGGGCAGGGGTAGTGGTGAAAACGTCTGCGCCAGTGATGACGGTGAAACAGCAGGACGGCAAATTTATGCTGAAATTGCGATCAGGCGAAGACCTCTTGGCAGATCGACTGCTGTTAGCAACTGGCAGCAATCCGCAAGGATATCGATTAGCGCAATCCTTGGGACATTCGATCGAGCCGCCCGTTCCGTCTTTGTTTACCTTGAATATCGCTGACACGCAATTGCGAGAATTAGCCGGAGTGTCTGTGCCGCTGACACAGATTAAACTATTGCTGCCAGATGAGAAACCACTGGAGCAAACCGGACCCCTGCTGATTACCCATTGGGGCATGAGTGGACCTGCCATTCTCAAACTTTCAGCTTGGGGAGCACGGTTACTGCACAAAGCTCAATACAGAGCCGATCTTCAGGTCAATTGGTTACCGCAACACAACCTAGAGCACCTTCGCCAAGTTCTGATGTCGGTTAAGGCAGAGCAAGGCAAGCGATCGATTGCGATGGCGTCTCCGTTTGAGCTATCGCGACGATTATGGCAATATTTGCTCAACCGGGCTGGTATTAGGGCGGGCGATCGCTGGGCAGATTTATCCAAAAAAGCACTCAACCAACTGCTGCAACAACTGACCCAGGGACGCTATGCCGTTCAAGGCAAGGGCGTGTTCAAAGAAGAATTTGTCACCTGTGGCGGCGTGCGCCTCAAGGACGTTGATTTCAGAACCATGCAGAGCCGCTGCTGTGAGCATCTTTATTTTGCAGGCGAACTTTTAGATATTGATGGCATTACAGGAGGATTTAATTTTCAAAGCGCCTGGACAACTGGCTGGATTGCCGGTCATGCGATCGGTGAGGAGTAG
- a CDS encoding GUN4 domain-containing protein, with amino-acid sequence MPDVQPPNTNTPESRSTEQNTVDYMTDLLDRLKSESVRNQLQLVKQLAESGETGRKGLMTFLLERSSQSMGMIEGAAYQILYADNTAEAQTFLQAHFPQGIVPLHSERDIDYTPLQQALAKQDFLTADRLTLEKLCELAGELAIQRKWLYFTEVERFPITDLQTIDTLWRVHSEGKFGYSVQRDVWLGAGKDWEKLWTQIGWKSGNNWTRYPNEFTWSLAAPKGHLPLSNQLRGVRVINALLSHPAWQ; translated from the coding sequence ATGCCTGACGTGCAGCCACCCAACACCAACACGCCTGAAAGCCGCTCTACCGAACAAAACACCGTAGATTATATGACTGACCTGCTCGATCGGCTCAAGTCGGAGTCTGTGCGCAATCAACTGCAATTAGTCAAACAACTGGCTGAGTCGGGTGAAACGGGTCGGAAAGGACTCATGACGTTTTTGCTGGAGCGGTCATCTCAATCGATGGGAATGATTGAAGGAGCCGCCTATCAAATTCTTTATGCAGACAATACGGCTGAGGCTCAAACCTTTTTACAAGCGCATTTCCCTCAGGGTATCGTGCCCTTACACTCTGAGCGAGACATTGACTATACTCCTTTGCAACAAGCGCTGGCCAAGCAAGATTTCCTGACAGCCGATCGGCTCACGCTGGAAAAGCTATGTGAGTTGGCCGGCGAGTTAGCCATTCAACGCAAATGGCTTTACTTTACCGAAGTTGAGCGCTTTCCTATCACGGATTTGCAGACAATCGATACGCTCTGGCGCGTTCATTCCGAAGGCAAGTTTGGCTACTCGGTACAGCGCGATGTGTGGCTGGGCGCAGGCAAGGATTGGGAAAAGCTGTGGACGCAAATTGGCTGGAAATCGGGAAACAACTGGACTCGATACCCCAATGAATTTACCTGGAGCTTGGCGGCTCCTAAAGGACACTTGCCTCTCTCGAATCAACTGCGAGGAGTGCGGGTGATCAACGCCCTGCTGTCTCATCCGGCTTGGCAATAA
- a CDS encoding response regulator transcription factor, whose protein sequence is MKRILIVDDDITLKTALIRYLQNRGYSVLEASSGAEALAMVEQNPPDVIVSDVMMPEMDGLEFCRRLRASRSGQLVPFIFLSSRKELDDRIQGHQMGADDYLIKPFDPKELVAKIESQLERSRRIHSEIVRLIQQQPAQPQPPDLVQSPEPLPLTPAEEKVFWQVIQGYTNKQIGDRLFVSPRTVQTHLSNILSKLNLESRSQLIRYAFERGYHPPAERETGS, encoded by the coding sequence ATGAAAAGGATCCTGATCGTTGATGACGATATCACCCTCAAAACTGCTCTAATCCGCTATCTACAAAATCGTGGATATTCAGTTCTAGAAGCGAGTTCTGGGGCTGAGGCGTTGGCAATGGTTGAGCAAAACCCGCCCGATGTGATTGTGTCGGATGTGATGATGCCAGAAATGGATGGGTTGGAATTTTGCCGGCGTCTGAGAGCAAGCCGGTCCGGACAATTAGTACCTTTTATTTTTTTATCTAGTCGTAAAGAATTAGACGATCGCATTCAAGGGCACCAGATGGGAGCCGATGACTATCTCATTAAACCGTTTGACCCTAAAGAATTAGTCGCCAAAATTGAATCTCAACTAGAGCGATCGCGCCGCATTCATTCCGAAATTGTCCGCCTCATACAGCAACAACCCGCCCAACCTCAACCTCCTGACCTAGTTCAAAGCCCTGAGCCGCTGCCATTGACACCCGCCGAAGAAAAAGTATTTTGGCAGGTAATTCAAGGCTACACTAACAAGCAAATCGGCGATCGGCTATTTGTCAGCCCTCGTACCGTCCAAACCCATCTCAGCAACATTCTCAGCAAATTAAACCTAGAGAGCCGATCGCAGCTAATTCGCTATGCCTTTGAGCGCGGTTATCACCCCCCCGCCGAGCGGGAAACAGGCAGCTAG
- a CDS encoding NADP-dependent isocitrate dehydrogenase: protein MYEKITPPEVGSRITFEQGEPVVPHDPIIPFIRGDGTGVDIWPAAQRVFDAAVAKAYGGDRKIVWFKVYAGDEACEVYGTYQYLPEDTLTAIREYGVAIKGPLTTPIGGGIRSLNVALRQIFDLYACIRPCKYYAGTPSPHKTPEKLDVIVYRENTEDIYLGIEWKQGSEVGDRLIKLLNDDLIPSTPEHGKKQIPLDSGIGIKPISKKGSQRLVRRAIRHALRLPKPKQMVTLVHKGNIMKYTEGAFRDWGYELATSEFRQECITERESWILGNKEKDPDLSIEDNARQIEPGFDALTEEKKQKVCDEVRAVLDAIWSTHGNGQWKDKIMVNDRIADSIFQQIQTRPDEYSILATMNLNGDYLSDAAAAIVGGLGMGPGANIGDACAIFEATHGTAPKHAGLDRINPGSVILSGVMMLEYLGWQEAADLIKQGIGTAISNREVTYDLARLMEPPVEPPLKCSEFAEAIIKRFDG from the coding sequence ATGTACGAAAAAATTACGCCCCCTGAAGTTGGATCACGGATCACCTTTGAGCAGGGCGAACCGGTTGTTCCTCATGATCCTATTATTCCCTTTATTCGGGGAGATGGAACGGGAGTTGATATCTGGCCAGCGGCTCAGCGGGTGTTTGATGCAGCGGTGGCGAAAGCGTATGGAGGCGATCGCAAGATTGTTTGGTTCAAGGTATATGCGGGTGATGAAGCCTGTGAGGTGTACGGAACCTATCAATACTTACCAGAAGACACCTTGACGGCGATTCGTGAGTATGGGGTGGCTATTAAAGGCCCATTGACCACGCCGATTGGAGGAGGCATTCGCTCGTTGAATGTGGCACTGCGGCAAATTTTTGATCTCTATGCCTGTATTCGTCCGTGTAAGTACTATGCCGGAACGCCTTCTCCGCACAAAACTCCGGAGAAACTGGATGTGATTGTCTACCGGGAAAACACAGAAGATATTTATCTGGGAATTGAGTGGAAGCAGGGCAGCGAAGTGGGCGATCGCTTGATCAAGCTGCTGAACGACGATTTGATTCCGTCTACGCCAGAGCACGGCAAGAAGCAAATTCCCCTCGATTCTGGCATTGGCATCAAACCCATCAGTAAGAAAGGCTCTCAGCGGCTAGTGCGTCGAGCAATTCGCCATGCGCTACGATTGCCAAAACCCAAGCAAATGGTGACGTTGGTGCATAAGGGCAACATCATGAAGTACACTGAAGGCGCATTTCGCGATTGGGGCTATGAGTTGGCAACCAGTGAGTTTCGCCAGGAGTGTATTACCGAGCGAGAATCTTGGATTTTGGGCAACAAAGAAAAAGATCCAGACCTCAGCATTGAAGATAATGCTCGGCAAATTGAACCAGGTTTTGATGCCTTGACCGAAGAGAAAAAGCAGAAAGTGTGTGATGAAGTTCGCGCGGTGCTCGATGCGATTTGGTCTACCCACGGTAACGGGCAGTGGAAAGACAAGATTATGGTGAACGATCGCATTGCCGATAGCATTTTCCAGCAGATTCAAACCCGCCCCGACGAGTATTCAATTTTGGCTACCATGAACCTAAACGGCGATTATCTCTCGGACGCGGCGGCGGCGATCGTGGGTGGTTTGGGCATGGGCCCTGGAGCCAATATTGGTGATGCTTGCGCTATTTTTGAAGCGACTCACGGTACAGCCCCCAAACATGCCGGACTCGATCGGATTAACCCTGGTTCTGTGATCCTTTCGGGTGTCATGATGCTGGAGTATTTAGGCTGGCAAGAAGCGGCAGATTTAATCAAGCAAGGGATTGGAACCGCTATTTCTAATCGCGAAGTTACCTACGATCTGGCACGACTGATGGAACCCCCGGTGGAACCGCCTCTAAAGTGTTCGGAGTTTGCCGAAGCGATCATCAAGCGATTTGACGGTTAG
- a CDS encoding isocitrate/isopropylmalate family dehydrogenase: MPKTIVVLEGDQTGQELLEEALRVLEPGVTGVEVDFKRFDLSLENRRATQNQVVVEASEAMVESGLGLKAATITPEVKGDVGSPNAILREKVDGTVIVRTGRRIPGVLPVAGVNAPISVIRMAVGDAYGAKEWREGNGMDEVAYRTERITRKHCRAVAEYAFLHAQKTKAKVFGGPKYTVSAVYEGMLKEEMDEAAQRYPMVRYEPQLIDATYALLMNSVGEAMVIPALNRDGDCLSDLVLQMFGSIAGSESLLISFDEEWNPRVVMAEAPHGTAPSLFGKNLANPMAMILAGASLFTYMDGNGSTVARAISEAVFEAVYDGIRTADLKGHATTTEFTDEVIRRTKTKLAVWTSLG, from the coding sequence ATGCCAAAAACGATCGTTGTGTTGGAAGGAGATCAAACCGGACAAGAGTTGTTGGAGGAAGCTCTGCGCGTCTTGGAGCCGGGGGTGACGGGCGTTGAGGTTGACTTTAAGCGGTTTGACCTCAGCTTGGAAAATCGTCGAGCAACGCAAAATCAAGTGGTGGTGGAAGCCTCAGAGGCGATGGTAGAGTCGGGGTTGGGACTGAAGGCTGCCACGATTACGCCGGAGGTTAAGGGCGATGTAGGTAGCCCCAACGCCATTCTGCGAGAGAAAGTGGATGGTACGGTGATTGTGCGAACTGGGCGACGCATTCCGGGTGTGTTGCCCGTAGCAGGTGTCAATGCCCCCATTTCCGTGATTCGCATGGCGGTTGGGGATGCCTATGGCGCTAAAGAGTGGCGCGAGGGCAATGGCATGGATGAGGTGGCTTACCGCACTGAACGCATTACGCGCAAACACTGTCGGGCTGTGGCAGAATATGCATTTCTTCATGCGCAAAAAACGAAAGCCAAAGTCTTCGGTGGGCCTAAATACACCGTCAGCGCGGTGTACGAGGGTATGTTGAAAGAAGAAATGGACGAAGCTGCCCAACGCTATCCCATGGTTCGCTATGAGCCACAGTTGATTGATGCCACCTATGCGTTGTTGATGAATAGCGTTGGTGAAGCCATGGTGATTCCGGCTTTGAATCGGGATGGTGATTGTTTGAGTGACCTTGTGTTGCAAATGTTCGGGTCGATCGCTGGATCTGAGTCTCTGCTGATCAGTTTCGACGAAGAGTGGAATCCACGGGTGGTAATGGCAGAAGCACCTCACGGTACAGCCCCGTCACTATTTGGCAAAAATTTAGCGAATCCAATGGCGATGATTTTGGCAGGGGCGTCATTGTTTACCTATATGGACGGAAATGGCTCAACCGTAGCTCGAGCTATCTCTGAGGCGGTGTTTGAAGCGGTTTATGATGGCATTCGCACTGCCGATTTGAAGGGGCACGCCACCACCACCGAATTTACTGATGAAGTCATTCGTCGCACCAAGACTAAGCTAGCAGTTTGGACTTCCTTGGGTTGA